The following proteins are encoded in a genomic region of Thunnus maccoyii chromosome 8, fThuMac1.1, whole genome shotgun sequence:
- the LOC121902348 gene encoding uncharacterized protein LOC121902348 isoform X3, with protein MEAVVGLLVMLLGVSHGVETYCDGRQNRTQCYGALGGTVVLQLMDNASEILSYQWKKNKTTTILHGRKDKIVYNMMTDRSVFTPSNGTFRINNLNRTDGAEYTLQIFDSNGRESGQRTLQLSIQAPVSSVLLDSECLSQGEMRVSCSSEGADSPQYSWTLDGHTLTDTQLLSGNKETNNITLKQDVSGRLVCSVRNHISSVSKEKKISTCGFIFINCTLPDGTNISRWVFSANNTLCIDPTTTPTMITDTTTSAVGKETGIIVSIKPSNQTVTNSSNDDPWYIYIKKNLPVLAGVLSALVILLMVGMAVVCRHKKKQNNKPKEEDDQELTYADVKIVQRPGRQMHQKAEMEVEYGQVKFSGRPQQTTEMEVEYGQVKFSGRPRKTVQPKEDECVYAKVRNSR; from the exons ATGGAAGCTGTGGTTGGACTGTTGGTGATGCTGCTCGGAGTCTCTCATG GTGTTGAAACCTACTGTGATGGCAGACAGAATAGAACTCAGTGTTATGGAGCTCTGGGAGGAACTGTGGTGCTCCAGCTGATGGACAACGCCTCAGAAATACTTAGTTaccaatggaaaaaaaacaaaacaacaacaatacttCATGGGAGAAAGGATAAGATTGTGTATAATATGATGACGGACAGATCCGTTTTTACTCCCAGTAATGGAACATTTAGGATAAATAACCTGAACAGGACTGATGGTGCTGAATATACCCTTCAAATCTTTGATTCAAATGGACGTGAATCAGGACAGCGGACTCTTCAGTTGTCTATTCAAG CTCCTGTGTCCTCTGTCCTGCTGGACTCTGAGTGTCTGTCCCAGGGAGAGATGAGGGTGTCCTGCTCCTCTGAGGGAGCGGACAGTCCTCAGTACAGCTGGACTCTGGatggacacacactgacagacactcAGCTCCTCTCTGGAAATAAAGAGACCAACAACATCACTCTGAAACAAGACGTCTCAGGACGACTGGTCTGCTCAGTCAGGAATCACATCAGTAGTGtctcaaaagaaaagaagatatCTACCTGTG GCTTCATATTCATCAACTGCACCTTACCCGATGGGACAAACATATCACGGTGGGTGTTTTCAGCCAATAACACCCTGTGTATTGATCCAACAACAACCCCTACCATGATCACAGACACTACGACCTCCGCTGTGGGTAAGGAGACTGGCATCATAGTGTCAATTAAACCCTCAAATCAAACTGTGACCAACTCCAGCAATGATGACCCATGGTACATTTACATTA AGAAGAATTTGCCAGTTCTAGCTGGTGTCCTCTCAGCACTGGTAATTCTGTTAATGGTCGGGATGGCAGTCGTCTGTCGtcacaagaaaaagcaaaacaacaaacctaAAG AAGAAGATGACCAAGAATTGACCTATGCTGATGTCAAGATCGTGCAGCGGCCGGGGAGGCAGATGCATCAGAAGGCAGAGATGGAGGTGGAGTACGGCCAAGTCAAGTTTTCAGGGCGACCTCAGCAAACTACAGAGATGGAGGTGGAGTACGGCCAAGTCAAGTTTTCAGGGCGACCTCGGAAAACTGTTCAACCAAAAgaagatgaatgtgtgtacGCTAAGGTCCGTAACAGCAGGTGA
- the LOC121902348 gene encoding uncharacterized protein LOC121902348 isoform X2, which translates to MEAVVGLLVMLLGVSHGVETHCDGRQNRTQCYGALGGTVVLQLMDNASEISIYKWNKNKTTLILKGRKDKIVSNEMKDRSVFTPGNGTFRINNLNRTDGAEYTLHIFDSNGRESEQRTLQLSIQAPVSSVRLDSECLSQGEMRVSCSSEGADSPQYSWILDGHTLTDTQLFSGNNETNNITLKQDVSGRLVCSVRNHISSVSKEEKISTCGFIFINCTLPDGTNISQWVFSANNTLCIDPTTTPTMITDTTASPVGKETGITVSIKPSNQTVTNSSNDDPWYIYIKKNLPVLAGVLSALVILLMVGVAVVCSQRKKQNNKPKEEDDQELTYADVKIVQRPGRQMHQKAEMEVEYGQVKFSGRPQQTTEMEVEYGQVKFSGRPRKTVQPKEDECVYAKVRNSR; encoded by the exons ATGGAAGCTGTGGTTGGACTGTTGGTGATGCTGCTCGGAGTCTCTCATG GTGTTGAGACCCACTGTGATGGCAGACAGAATAGAACTCAGTGTTATGGAGCTCTGGGAGGAACTGTGGTGCTCCAGCTGATGGACAACGCCTCAGAAATATCTATATAcaaatggaataaaaacaaaacaacactaatACTTAAAGGGAGAAAGGATAAGATTGTGTCTAATGAGATGAAGGACAGATCCGTTTTTACTCCCGGTAATGGAACATTTAGGATAAATAACCTGAACAGGACTGATGGTGCTGAATATACCCTTCACATCTTTGATTCAAATGGACGTGAATCAGAACAGCGGACTCTTCAGTTGTCTATTCAAG CTCCTGTGTCCTCTGTCCGGCTGGACTCTGAGTGTCTGTCCCAGGGAGAGATGAGGGTGTCCTGCTCCTCTGAGGGAGCGGACAGTCCTCAGTACAGCTGGATTCTGGatggacacacactgacagacactcAGCTCTTCTCTGGAAATAATGAGACCAACAACATCACTCTGAAACAAGACGTCTCAGGACGACTGGTCTGCTCTGTCAGGAATCACATCAGTAGTGTCTCAAAAGAAGAGAAGATATCTACCTGTG GCTTCATATTCATCAACTGCACCTTACCCGATGGGACAAACATATCACAGTGGGTGTTTTCAGCCAATAACACCCTGTGTATTGATCCAACAACAACCCCTACCATGATCACAGACACTACGGCCTCCCCTGTGGGTAAGGAGACTGGCATCACAGTGTCAATTAAACCCTCAAATCAAACTGTGACCAACTCCAGCAATGATGACCCATGGTACATTTACATTA AGAAGAATTTGCCAGTTCTAGCTGGTGTCCTCTCAGCACTGGTAATTCTGTTAATGGTCGGGGTGGCAGTCGTCTGTAGTcaaaggaaaaagcaaaacaacaaacctaAAG AAGAAGATGACCAAGAATTGACCTATGCTGATGTCAAGATCGTGCAGCGGCCGGGGAGGCAGATGCATCAGAAGGCAGAGATGGAGGTGGAGTACGGCCAAGTCAAGTTTTCAGGGCGACCTCAGCAAACTACAGAGATGGAGGTGGAGTACGGCCAAGTCAAGTTTTCAGGGCGACCTCGGAAAACTGTTCAACCAAAAgaagatgaatgtgtgtacGCTAAGGTCCGTAACAGCAGGTGA
- the LOC121902352 gene encoding uncharacterized protein LOC121902352 isoform X2: protein MLLRVSHDGHESEQRTLQLSIQEMLSVSFGSGNCCHDPPAVGRSEEQSLQKAWTLRRLLALMHQRKTDRGLYMQLNDATPIMLLYGNPDICLKRDFCLNQTTVAYLIQLITSPSDHGWGQEMEVLVFLYSLAHGLSLSVVSSAFGIPRTTVHNMIHRVSRDIKAKLSTVISLPSPQELHTIAQGFSELARSPAFAHAAGAIDGWHIRIRAPGNLHCADKLFSIHTNAGHMKRKRQILGCVCGLSRLCT, encoded by the exons ATGCTGCTCCGAGTCTCTCATG ATGGACATGAATCAGAACAGCGGACTCTACAATTGTCCATTCAAG aaatgttatcaGTGTCTTTTGGGAGCGGCAACTGTTGCCATGATCCACCAGCTGTTGGAAGATCAGAGGAACAGAGCCTCCAGAAGGCATGGACGTTAAGGCGCCTTTTAGCGTTGATGCACCAGAGAAAG acgGACAGAGGGCTGTACATGCAGTTAAATGATGCCACCCCTATAATGCTGTTGTACGGTAATCCAGACATCTGCCTCAAGAGGGACTTTTGTCTAAATCAAACAACTGTGGCATACTTGATTCAATTAATTACCTCACCAAGTGACCACGGTTGGGGCCAGGAGATGGAGGTTCTTGTGTTCCTGTATAGTTTGGCCCATGGGCTATCACTCTCTGTGGTCAGCTCTGCATTTGGGATTCCCAGGACCACTGTGCACAATATGATCCACAGAGTCAGCAGGGACATAAAAGCCAAACTCTCAACTGTAATTTCACTGCCATCGCCACAGGAGCTTCACACCATTGCCCAAGGCTTCAGTGAACTTGCACGGAGTCCTGCTTTTGCCCATGCTGCTGGTGCCATAGATGGATGGCACATTCGTATTAGAGCTCCAGGGAACCTGCACTGTGCTGATAAGCTTTTTTCAATCCATACAAATGCAGGCCATATGAAACGCAAGAGGCAGATTCTTGGATGTGTTTGTGGGCTATCCAGGCTCTGTACATGA
- the LOC121902352 gene encoding uncharacterized protein LOC121902352 isoform X1, whose amino-acid sequence MFRIKNLRMTDGGEYTLRIFDSDGHESEQRTLQLSIQEMLSVSFGSGNCCHDPPAVGRSEEQSLQKAWTLRRLLALMHQRKTDRGLYMQLNDATPIMLLYGNPDICLKRDFCLNQTTVAYLIQLITSPSDHGWGQEMEVLVFLYSLAHGLSLSVVSSAFGIPRTTVHNMIHRVSRDIKAKLSTVISLPSPQELHTIAQGFSELARSPAFAHAAGAIDGWHIRIRAPGNLHCADKLFSIHTNAGHMKRKRQILGCVCGLSRLCT is encoded by the exons ATGTTTAGGATAAAAAACCTGAGAATGACTGATGGTGGTGAATATACCCTTCGAATCTTTGATTCAGATGGACATGAATCAGAACAGCGGACTCTACAATTGTCCATTCAAG aaatgttatcaGTGTCTTTTGGGAGCGGCAACTGTTGCCATGATCCACCAGCTGTTGGAAGATCAGAGGAACAGAGCCTCCAGAAGGCATGGACGTTAAGGCGCCTTTTAGCGTTGATGCACCAGAGAAAG acgGACAGAGGGCTGTACATGCAGTTAAATGATGCCACCCCTATAATGCTGTTGTACGGTAATCCAGACATCTGCCTCAAGAGGGACTTTTGTCTAAATCAAACAACTGTGGCATACTTGATTCAATTAATTACCTCACCAAGTGACCACGGTTGGGGCCAGGAGATGGAGGTTCTTGTGTTCCTGTATAGTTTGGCCCATGGGCTATCACTCTCTGTGGTCAGCTCTGCATTTGGGATTCCCAGGACCACTGTGCACAATATGATCCACAGAGTCAGCAGGGACATAAAAGCCAAACTCTCAACTGTAATTTCACTGCCATCGCCACAGGAGCTTCACACCATTGCCCAAGGCTTCAGTGAACTTGCACGGAGTCCTGCTTTTGCCCATGCTGCTGGTGCCATAGATGGATGGCACATTCGTATTAGAGCTCCAGGGAACCTGCACTGTGCTGATAAGCTTTTTTCAATCCATACAAATGCAGGCCATATGAAACGCAAGAGGCAGATTCTTGGATGTGTTTGTGGGCTATCCAGGCTCTGTACATGA
- the LOC121902348 gene encoding uncharacterized protein LOC121902348 isoform X5 encodes MEAVVGLLVMLLGVSHGVETHCDGRQNRTQCYGALGGTVVLQLMDNASEISIYKWNKNKTTLILKGRKDKIVSNEMKDRSVFTPGNGTFRINNLNRTDGAEYTLHIFDSNGRESEQRTLQLSIQAPVSSVRLDSECLSQGEMRVSCSSEGADSPQYSWILDGHTLTDTQLFSGNNETNNITLKQDVSGRLVCSVRNHISSVSKEEKISTCGFIFINCTLPDGTNISQWVFSANNTLCIDPTTTPTMITDTTASPVVLAGVLSALVILLMVGVAVVCSQRKKQNNKPKEEDDQELTYADVNIVQRPGRQMHQKAEMEVEYGQVKFSGRPQQTTEMEVEYSQVKFSGRPRKTVQPKEDECVYAKVCNSR; translated from the exons ATGGAAGCTGTGGTTGGACTGTTGGTGATGCTGCTCGGAGTCTCTCATG GTGTTGAGACCCACTGTGATGGCAGACAGAATAGAACTCAGTGTTATGGAGCTCTGGGAGGAACTGTGGTGCTCCAGCTGATGGACAACGCCTCAGAAATATCTATATAcaaatggaataaaaacaaaacaacactaatACTTAAAGGGAGAAAGGATAAGATTGTGTCTAATGAGATGAAGGACAGATCCGTTTTTACTCCCGGTAATGGAACATTTAGGATAAATAACCTGAACAGGACTGATGGTGCTGAATATACCCTTCACATCTTTGATTCAAATGGACGTGAATCAGAACAGCGGACTCTTCAGTTGTCTATTCAAG CTCCTGTGTCCTCTGTCCGGCTGGACTCTGAGTGTCTGTCCCAGGGAGAGATGAGGGTGTCCTGCTCCTCTGAGGGAGCGGACAGTCCTCAGTACAGCTGGATTCTGGatggacacacactgacagacactcAGCTCTTCTCTGGAAATAATGAGACCAACAACATCACTCTGAAACAAGACGTCTCAGGACGACTGGTCTGCTCTGTCAGGAATCACATCAGTAGTGTCTCAAAAGAAGAGAAGATATCTACCTGTG GCTTCATATTCATCAACTGCACCTTACCCGATGGGACAAACATATCACAGTGGGTGTTTTCAGCCAATAACACCCTGTGTATTGATCCAACAACAACCCCTACCATGATCACAGACACTACGGCCTCCCCTGTGG TTCTAGCTGGTGTCCTCTCAGCACTGGTAATTCTGTTAATGGTCGGGGTGGCAGTCGTCTGTAGTcaaaggaaaaagcaaaacaacaaacctaAAG AAGAAGATGACCAAGAATTGACCTATGCTGATGTCAACATCGTGCAGCGGCCGGGGAGGCAGATGCATCAGAAGGCAGAGATGGAGGTGGAGTACGGCCAAGTCAAGTTTTCAGGGCGACCTCAGCAAACTACAGAGATGGAGGTGGAGTACAGCCAAGTCAAGTTTTCAGGGCGACCTCGGAAAACTGTTCAACCAAAAgaagatgaatgtgtgtacGCTAAGGTCTGTAACAGCAGGTGA
- the LOC121902348 gene encoding uncharacterized protein LOC121902348 isoform X4 produces the protein MEAVVGLLVMLLGVSHGVETHCDGRQNRTQCYGALGGTVVLQLMDNASEISIYKWNKNKTTLILKGRKDKIVSNEMKDRSVFTPGNGTFRINNLNRTDGAEYTLHIFDSNGRESEQRTLQLSIQAPVSSVRLDSECLSQGEMRVSCSSEGADSPQYSWILDGHTLTDTQLFSGNNETNNITLKQDVSGRLVCSVRNHISSVSKEEKISTCGFIFINCTLPDGTNISQWVFSANNTLCIDPTTTPTMITDTTASPVEKNLPVLAGVLSALVILLMVGVAVVCSQRKKQNNKPKEEDDQELTYADVNIVQRPGRQMHQKAEMEVEYGQVKFSGRPQQTTEMEVEYSQVKFSGRPRKTVQPKEDECVYAKVCNSR, from the exons ATGGAAGCTGTGGTTGGACTGTTGGTGATGCTGCTCGGAGTCTCTCATG GTGTTGAGACCCACTGTGATGGCAGACAGAATAGAACTCAGTGTTATGGAGCTCTGGGAGGAACTGTGGTGCTCCAGCTGATGGACAACGCCTCAGAAATATCTATATAcaaatggaataaaaacaaaacaacactaatACTTAAAGGGAGAAAGGATAAGATTGTGTCTAATGAGATGAAGGACAGATCCGTTTTTACTCCCGGTAATGGAACATTTAGGATAAATAACCTGAACAGGACTGATGGTGCTGAATATACCCTTCACATCTTTGATTCAAATGGACGTGAATCAGAACAGCGGACTCTTCAGTTGTCTATTCAAG CTCCTGTGTCCTCTGTCCGGCTGGACTCTGAGTGTCTGTCCCAGGGAGAGATGAGGGTGTCCTGCTCCTCTGAGGGAGCGGACAGTCCTCAGTACAGCTGGATTCTGGatggacacacactgacagacactcAGCTCTTCTCTGGAAATAATGAGACCAACAACATCACTCTGAAACAAGACGTCTCAGGACGACTGGTCTGCTCTGTCAGGAATCACATCAGTAGTGTCTCAAAAGAAGAGAAGATATCTACCTGTG GCTTCATATTCATCAACTGCACCTTACCCGATGGGACAAACATATCACAGTGGGTGTTTTCAGCCAATAACACCCTGTGTATTGATCCAACAACAACCCCTACCATGATCACAGACACTACGGCCTCCCCTGTGG AGAAGAATTTGCCAGTTCTAGCTGGTGTCCTCTCAGCACTGGTAATTCTGTTAATGGTCGGGGTGGCAGTCGTCTGTAGTcaaaggaaaaagcaaaacaacaaacctaAAG AAGAAGATGACCAAGAATTGACCTATGCTGATGTCAACATCGTGCAGCGGCCGGGGAGGCAGATGCATCAGAAGGCAGAGATGGAGGTGGAGTACGGCCAAGTCAAGTTTTCAGGGCGACCTCAGCAAACTACAGAGATGGAGGTGGAGTACAGCCAAGTCAAGTTTTCAGGGCGACCTCGGAAAACTGTTCAACCAAAAgaagatgaatgtgtgtacGCTAAGGTCTGTAACAGCAGGTGA
- the LOC121902348 gene encoding uncharacterized protein LOC121902348 isoform X1 codes for MEAVVGLLVMLLGVSHGVETHCDGRQNRTQCYGALGGTVVLQLMDNASEISIYKWNKNKTTLILKGRKDKIVSNEMKDRSVFTPGNGTFRINNLNRTDGAEYTLHIFDSNGRESEQRTLQLSIQAPVSSVRLDSECLSQGEMRVSCSSEGADSPQYSWILDGHTLTDTQLFSGNNETNNITLKQDVSGRLVCSVRNHISSVSKEEKISTCGFIFINCTLPDGTNISQWVFSANNTLCIDPTTTPTMITDTTASPVGKETGITVSIKPSNQTVTNSSNDDPWYIYIKKNLPVLAGVLSALVILLMVGVAVVCSQRKKQNNKPKEEDDQELTYADVNIVQRPGRQMHQKAEMEVEYGQVKFSGRPQQTTEMEVEYSQVKFSGRPRKTVQPKEDECVYAKVCNSR; via the exons ATGGAAGCTGTGGTTGGACTGTTGGTGATGCTGCTCGGAGTCTCTCATG GTGTTGAGACCCACTGTGATGGCAGACAGAATAGAACTCAGTGTTATGGAGCTCTGGGAGGAACTGTGGTGCTCCAGCTGATGGACAACGCCTCAGAAATATCTATATAcaaatggaataaaaacaaaacaacactaatACTTAAAGGGAGAAAGGATAAGATTGTGTCTAATGAGATGAAGGACAGATCCGTTTTTACTCCCGGTAATGGAACATTTAGGATAAATAACCTGAACAGGACTGATGGTGCTGAATATACCCTTCACATCTTTGATTCAAATGGACGTGAATCAGAACAGCGGACTCTTCAGTTGTCTATTCAAG CTCCTGTGTCCTCTGTCCGGCTGGACTCTGAGTGTCTGTCCCAGGGAGAGATGAGGGTGTCCTGCTCCTCTGAGGGAGCGGACAGTCCTCAGTACAGCTGGATTCTGGatggacacacactgacagacactcAGCTCTTCTCTGGAAATAATGAGACCAACAACATCACTCTGAAACAAGACGTCTCAGGACGACTGGTCTGCTCTGTCAGGAATCACATCAGTAGTGTCTCAAAAGAAGAGAAGATATCTACCTGTG GCTTCATATTCATCAACTGCACCTTACCCGATGGGACAAACATATCACAGTGGGTGTTTTCAGCCAATAACACCCTGTGTATTGATCCAACAACAACCCCTACCATGATCACAGACACTACGGCCTCCCCTGTGGGTAAGGAGACTGGCATCACAGTGTCAATTAAACCCTCAAATCAAACTGTGACCAACTCCAGCAATGATGACCCATGGTACATTTACATTA AGAAGAATTTGCCAGTTCTAGCTGGTGTCCTCTCAGCACTGGTAATTCTGTTAATGGTCGGGGTGGCAGTCGTCTGTAGTcaaaggaaaaagcaaaacaacaaacctaAAG AAGAAGATGACCAAGAATTGACCTATGCTGATGTCAACATCGTGCAGCGGCCGGGGAGGCAGATGCATCAGAAGGCAGAGATGGAGGTGGAGTACGGCCAAGTCAAGTTTTCAGGGCGACCTCAGCAAACTACAGAGATGGAGGTGGAGTACAGCCAAGTCAAGTTTTCAGGGCGACCTCGGAAAACTGTTCAACCAAAAgaagatgaatgtgtgtacGCTAAGGTCTGTAACAGCAGGTGA